One region of Micromonospora ureilytica genomic DNA includes:
- the purM gene encoding phosphoribosylformylglycinamidine cyclo-ligase: MTHVSERSGAGSSPTGAGGDHQPWTGGAGRQARKRSVSYADAGVSIDAGDRAVELLKSKVRQTRRPEVLGDLGGFAGLFRLDTKKYKSPILASSTDGVGTKLVIAQQMDIHDTVGIDLVAMVVDDLVACGAEPLFLLDYIATGEVVPDKVAEIGAGIADGCRYAGCALLGGETAEHPGVLRPDEYDISATGVGVVEEADILSPERVEVGDVVIAMRSSGLHSNGYSLVRHVLLGAARMRLDIVIDDFGRQRTLGEELLTPTKIYAKDCLKLIAEAEVRALSHITGGGIPGNLVRVLPEHVDAVVNRSTWKPQPIFDLIQTKGRIDDHDMESTFNMGVGMFAIVSAEDADRALATLTGRGVEAWQAGEIIEGTGNVQMVGQHTRG; this comes from the coding sequence GTGACGCACGTGTCCGAGCGCAGCGGCGCAGGAAGCAGCCCGACCGGCGCCGGCGGCGACCACCAGCCGTGGACGGGCGGTGCTGGCCGCCAGGCGCGCAAACGCTCGGTCTCGTACGCCGACGCCGGGGTCTCCATCGACGCGGGCGACCGCGCGGTGGAACTGCTCAAGTCGAAGGTGCGGCAGACCCGCCGCCCCGAGGTGCTCGGTGACCTCGGTGGCTTCGCCGGCCTGTTCCGGCTCGACACGAAGAAGTACAAGAGCCCGATCCTGGCGTCCTCCACCGACGGTGTGGGCACCAAGCTGGTGATCGCCCAGCAGATGGACATTCACGACACGGTCGGCATCGACCTGGTCGCGATGGTCGTCGACGACCTGGTGGCCTGCGGCGCCGAGCCGCTGTTCCTGCTCGACTACATCGCCACCGGCGAGGTCGTTCCGGACAAGGTCGCCGAGATCGGCGCGGGCATCGCCGACGGCTGCCGCTACGCCGGTTGCGCGCTGCTGGGCGGGGAGACCGCCGAGCACCCCGGCGTCCTGCGCCCGGACGAGTACGACATCTCCGCGACCGGTGTGGGTGTGGTCGAGGAAGCCGACATCCTCAGCCCCGAGCGGGTCGAGGTGGGCGACGTGGTGATCGCCATGCGCTCCTCCGGTCTGCACTCCAACGGATACTCGCTGGTCCGGCACGTGCTGCTCGGCGCGGCCCGGATGCGGCTGGACATCGTGATCGACGACTTCGGTCGGCAGCGGACCCTCGGCGAGGAGCTGCTCACCCCGACGAAGATCTACGCCAAGGACTGCCTCAAGCTGATCGCCGAGGCCGAGGTCCGGGCGCTGTCCCACATCACCGGTGGCGGCATCCCCGGCAACCTGGTCCGGGTGCTGCCCGAGCACGTCGACGCGGTGGTCAACCGGTCCACCTGGAAGCCGCAGCCGATCTTCGACCTGATCCAGACGAAGGGTCGGATCGACGACCACGACATGGAGTCGACCTTCAACATGGGCGTCGGCATGTTCGCGATCGTGTCGGCCGAGGACGCCGACCGCGCGCTGGCCACCCTGACCGGCCGTGGCGTCGAGGCGTGGCAGGCCGGCGAGATCATCGAGGGCACCGGCAACGTGCAGATGGTCGGTCAGCACACCCGAGGATGA
- the purF gene encoding amidophosphoribosyltransferase, which yields MPRGDGRLSHDLDPQRPGPQDACGVFGVWAPGEEVANLTYFGLYALQHRGQEAAGIAVSDGSGVVVYKDLGLVAQVFDEPTLASLRGHLAIGHARYSTTGASNWENAQPTIRSTTSGTTIALAHNGNLVNTAELEKEVAERGLIADGSTNDTSLVTMLLASRPDLSVEAAALEVLPQLRGAFSFVFMDESTLYAARDPHGVRPLVLGRLERGWVIASETAALDIVGASVVREVEPGELIAIDENGLRSTRFAAPEPKGCLFEYVYIARPDATIAGRNVHSARVQIGRQLAKEHPVEADLVIPVPESGTPAAIGYAEASGITYGAGLMKNPYVGRTFIQPSQTLRQLGIRLKLNPLRENVRGKRLVVVDDSIVRGNTQRAIVRMLREAGALEVHVRISSPPVSWPCFYGIDFATRAELLANGLDNDGIRRSIGADTLGYVSLPGLIAATEQPKTRLCRACFDGEYPIELPAGNLIGKHVLEGVGRRVANSAPEAPPTNGSSVATPGGVTANRP from the coding sequence GTGCCCCGAGGCGACGGCCGGCTGAGCCACGACCTTGACCCCCAACGACCTGGCCCCCAGGATGCCTGTGGCGTCTTCGGCGTCTGGGCCCCCGGCGAAGAGGTTGCCAATCTGACCTACTTCGGCCTCTACGCCCTACAGCACCGCGGCCAGGAGGCGGCGGGCATCGCGGTGAGCGATGGCTCCGGCGTGGTGGTCTACAAGGACCTTGGCCTGGTGGCGCAGGTCTTCGACGAGCCCACCCTGGCGAGCCTGCGCGGTCACCTGGCGATCGGGCACGCCCGATACTCCACCACCGGCGCGTCGAACTGGGAGAACGCCCAGCCGACGATCCGGTCGACCACCTCCGGGACGACCATCGCGCTGGCTCACAACGGCAACCTGGTCAACACCGCCGAGCTGGAGAAGGAGGTCGCCGAGCGCGGCCTCATCGCGGACGGTTCGACAAACGACACCTCCCTGGTGACGATGCTGCTGGCCAGCCGACCGGATCTGTCGGTCGAGGCCGCCGCACTGGAGGTGTTGCCGCAGCTGCGTGGCGCGTTCAGCTTCGTCTTCATGGACGAGTCGACTCTCTACGCGGCCCGCGATCCGCACGGCGTCCGCCCGCTGGTGCTGGGCCGCCTGGAGCGCGGCTGGGTCATTGCCAGCGAGACGGCCGCACTGGACATCGTCGGCGCCAGCGTGGTGCGCGAGGTCGAGCCGGGCGAGCTGATCGCGATCGACGAGAACGGGCTGCGTTCCACCCGGTTCGCCGCGCCGGAGCCGAAGGGCTGCCTCTTCGAGTACGTCTACATCGCCCGTCCGGACGCCACGATCGCCGGGCGCAACGTCCACTCGGCGCGGGTGCAGATCGGTCGGCAGTTGGCCAAGGAGCACCCGGTCGAGGCCGACCTGGTGATCCCGGTGCCCGAGTCGGGCACTCCAGCCGCGATCGGGTACGCGGAGGCGTCCGGCATCACCTACGGCGCCGGCCTGATGAAGAACCCGTACGTGGGTCGCACCTTCATTCAGCCGTCGCAGACCCTGCGTCAGCTCGGCATCCGGCTCAAGCTCAACCCGCTGCGAGAGAACGTCCGCGGCAAGCGGTTGGTGGTCGTGGACGACTCGATCGTGCGCGGCAACACCCAGCGCGCCATCGTGCGGATGCTGCGTGAGGCGGGGGCGCTGGAGGTGCACGTCCGGATCTCCTCCCCGCCGGTCAGCTGGCCGTGCTTCTACGGCATCGACTTCGCCACCCGGGCGGAGCTGCTGGCCAACGGGTTGGACAACGACGGCATCCGGCGCTCCATCGGCGCCGACACGCTGGGCTACGTTTCGCTTCCTGGCCTGATCGCCGCGACCGAGCAGCCGAAGACCCGGTTGTGTCGGGCGTGTTTCGATGGGGAGTACCCGATCGAGCTGCCGGCCGGCAACCTGATCGGCAAGCACGTGCTCGAAGGGGTGGGACGACGCGTCGCCAACTCGGCGCCGGAGGCCCCGCCCACCAACGGCTCGTCCGTCGCCACTCCGGGTGGCGTTACCGCAAACCGCCCGTAG
- a CDS encoding sterol carrier family protein, giving the protein MSSPHSKSAAVTAALSALDEGRTPERPVFREAVRSLLAVLAERAPGRSVEVRVPPYGAIQCVPGPRHTRGNPPNVVEMAPNTWLELATGRVGWAEAVTDGRIQMSGNRADLSAYLPL; this is encoded by the coding sequence GTGTCCTCTCCGCACAGTAAGTCCGCTGCCGTTACGGCCGCGTTGTCGGCGCTCGACGAGGGGCGTACGCCCGAACGGCCGGTGTTCCGAGAGGCGGTCCGGTCGTTGTTGGCCGTCCTCGCGGAGCGCGCCCCCGGCCGTTCGGTGGAGGTGCGCGTCCCACCATACGGGGCGATCCAGTGCGTACCGGGGCCTCGACACACCAGAGGAAACCCACCAAACGTGGTCGAGATGGCTCCGAATACCTGGTTGGAGCTGGCAACCGGCAGGGTCGGCTGGGCGGAGGCGGTCACCGACGGTCGCATCCAGATGAGTGGCAATCGCGCGGACCTCTCAGCCTATCTGCCCCTCTAG
- a CDS encoding carboxypeptidase regulatory-like domain-containing protein, which yields MSTHRRAWKQRAGVVVALVAGALLAVPATPAMAAEVSVSPGSITVNAGSDATITVRVTGGNDDESAKVSLSGLPSGVSCASGCGDVKLSGGGLGNPTGSALVRIAASDNAGDATATITVAVEAESGPDTANVSLTVKGKAAPPPPPQNQTVRSVAGKVVAQADGKAVPNAFVVLQDTAGHRYDATSNSSGDFRFTGTSQKPIAPGRIDLGASFDNIQAFKSVNANAGQAITGQRISLAIKVETTPSATPSATPEATPTEEATEEGTEEEPTEEASQGAPANAANTDDGGGFGSYMIILLGGLLVAAGVGTIVLLWMKRRENGGDDDAPAAAGGGGVVPPSRGGFRGADDQTRVVGGRPGGGPDPTMVGGAALSEAPTMMHRPVVDDVPPDPYGAPAQAYGGAGQQGWGGAGYGDEPASGGYGAGGYGNAPASGGGYGAPAGPEGGYGAGAAGDGYGAAPGAGYGGAPASGAGYGNAPASGGGYGSRDYDAPGGTAAYPPAPAGGAAYGERFDEPTGRYTGDTQYPAPADPYATGVYQPEQGQGYGQPDTAPYGGRAAEPTAGYGAPEAGGYDQGGYGQPAGGYDQGGNYGGQEPPPQRGGGYDDRGYDQAGYGQPAGGYDQGGNYGGQEPPPQRGAGYDDRGYDQAGYGQPAAGRNRPDTPPPTERGGRRLDWLDD from the coding sequence GTGTCAACACACCGACGTGCCTGGAAGCAGCGGGCCGGTGTGGTCGTAGCGCTGGTTGCCGGCGCTCTGCTCGCCGTCCCCGCCACACCAGCCATGGCCGCAGAGGTCAGCGTTTCCCCCGGCTCGATCACCGTAAACGCCGGCAGCGACGCCACGATCACCGTGCGCGTCACTGGGGGTAATGACGACGAGTCGGCGAAGGTCAGCCTCTCCGGCCTGCCGTCCGGCGTCAGCTGCGCCAGTGGTTGCGGCGACGTCAAACTCTCCGGCGGTGGCCTGGGCAACCCGACAGGGTCGGCGCTGGTCCGGATCGCGGCCAGCGACAACGCTGGCGACGCGACCGCGACCATCACGGTGGCGGTCGAGGCCGAGTCCGGCCCGGACACCGCCAACGTCTCGCTGACGGTGAAGGGCAAGGCCGCTCCTCCGCCGCCGCCGCAGAACCAGACCGTGCGGTCGGTCGCCGGCAAGGTGGTCGCGCAGGCGGACGGCAAGGCCGTGCCGAATGCTTTCGTGGTTCTCCAGGACACCGCCGGTCACCGCTACGACGCCACCAGCAACAGCAGCGGCGACTTCCGGTTCACCGGCACCAGCCAGAAGCCGATCGCGCCCGGCCGGATCGACCTGGGCGCGTCGTTCGACAACATCCAGGCGTTCAAGTCGGTGAACGCCAACGCCGGGCAGGCCATCACCGGGCAGCGGATCAGCCTCGCGATCAAGGTCGAGACGACGCCCAGCGCCACCCCGTCCGCCACCCCCGAGGCAACTCCCACCGAGGAGGCGACCGAGGAGGGCACCGAGGAGGAGCCCACCGAGGAAGCCAGCCAGGGCGCTCCGGCGAACGCCGCGAACACCGACGACGGCGGCGGTTTCGGCTCGTACATGATCATTTTGCTCGGTGGTCTTCTGGTCGCCGCCGGTGTCGGCACGATCGTGCTGCTCTGGATGAAGCGCAGGGAGAACGGCGGCGACGACGACGCTCCGGCGGCTGCCGGCGGCGGCGGTGTGGTGCCGCCCTCGCGGGGCGGGTTCCGCGGTGCGGACGACCAGACCCGGGTGGTCGGCGGTCGTCCCGGCGGTGGACCGGACCCGACGATGGTCGGTGGCGCGGCGCTGAGCGAGGCACCGACGATGATGCACCGCCCGGTGGTCGACGACGTTCCGCCGGACCCCTACGGCGCGCCTGCGCAGGCGTACGGCGGCGCGGGTCAGCAGGGCTGGGGCGGCGCCGGTTACGGCGACGAGCCGGCGTCCGGTGGGTACGGCGCCGGCGGCTACGGCAACGCGCCCGCTTCGGGTGGCGGCTACGGCGCTCCGGCCGGCCCGGAGGGCGGCTACGGCGCAGGTGCGGCCGGTGACGGTTACGGTGCCGCGCCCGGTGCCGGCTACGGCGGCGCGCCAGCCTCCGGTGCCGGCTACGGCAACGCTCCGGCCTCCGGCGGCGGCTACGGCAGTCGCGACTACGACGCCCCAGGCGGCACCGCCGCCTACCCGCCGGCTCCCGCTGGCGGAGCGGCCTACGGCGAGCGGTTCGACGAGCCGACCGGCCGGTACACCGGCGACACCCAGTACCCGGCCCCGGCCGACCCGTACGCCACAGGCGTCTACCAGCCGGAGCAGGGGCAGGGGTACGGCCAGCCCGATACCGCCCCGTACGGCGGTCGCGCCGCCGAGCCGACCGCAGGGTACGGCGCTCCGGAGGCTGGCGGGTACGACCAGGGCGGCTACGGTCAACCGGCCGGCGGATACGACCAGGGCGGCAACTACGGCGGCCAGGAGCCTCCGCCGCAGCGCGGTGGTGGCTACGACGACCGGGGCTACGACCAGGCCGGCTACGGACAGCCCGCCGGCGGATACGACCAGGGCGGCAACTACGGCGGCCAGGAGCCTCCGCCGCAGCGCGGTGCGGGCTACGACGACCGGGGCTACGACCAGGCCGGCTACGGACAGCCCGCCGCCGGGCGGAACCGACCGGACACCCCGCCGCCGACCGAGCGCGGCGGTCGCCGCCTCGACTGGCTGGACGACTGA
- a CDS encoding 2-phosphosulfolactate phosphatase codes for MTAAVYGQPGSGARFDWGLTGAAELGRVCAALVVVDVLSFTTAVEVAVARGMRVHPFPWGEQAAEYAVRVGATAAVGRRQTTVEHPWSLSPAALSSAPVVADLVLPSPNGSAISAAASATGLPVVAGCLRNARAVGRWLRRQGYGTVNAPIGVIASGERWPDGSLRPSVEDQLGAASVLDALSGVPGGLSVEAAMALAALASTPDVPAAVRGSVSGRELTESGFAADVDVAVRIGVSDVVPVLHQGVFSAA; via the coding sequence TTGACGGCCGCTGTCTACGGCCAACCCGGTTCCGGCGCCCGGTTCGACTGGGGGCTGACCGGGGCGGCCGAGCTCGGTCGGGTCTGCGCGGCGCTGGTGGTGGTGGACGTCCTCTCGTTCACCACCGCCGTGGAGGTGGCGGTCGCCCGGGGCATGCGGGTGCACCCGTTCCCCTGGGGTGAGCAGGCCGCCGAGTACGCCGTCCGGGTCGGCGCGACAGCTGCTGTCGGGCGGCGGCAGACGACCGTGGAACATCCGTGGTCGCTCTCGCCCGCCGCGCTGAGCAGCGCACCAGTGGTGGCGGACCTCGTGCTGCCCTCCCCGAACGGCTCCGCCATCAGCGCCGCCGCCAGCGCCACCGGCCTGCCGGTGGTCGCGGGGTGCCTGCGCAACGCACGCGCCGTCGGGCGTTGGCTGCGCCGCCAGGGGTACGGAACGGTGAACGCCCCGATCGGCGTGATCGCCTCGGGGGAGCGGTGGCCGGACGGGTCGCTACGCCCGTCGGTGGAGGACCAACTCGGCGCCGCCTCGGTGCTGGACGCCCTCTCCGGCGTGCCGGGTGGGCTCTCGGTGGAGGCGGCCATGGCGCTCGCCGCGCTGGCGAGCACCCCGGATGTGCCCGCCGCCGTGCGCGGCAGTGTCTCCGGGCGGGAGTTGACCGAGAGTGGCTTCGCCGCGGACGTGGACGTCGCCGTTCGGATCGGCGTGTCGGACGTCGTGCCGGTGCTCCATCAGGGCGTCTTCTCCGCCGCCTGA
- the purL gene encoding phosphoribosylformylglycinamidine synthase subunit PurL: MTTHPDPVRDTPEAYSAPAQPAEPSPAQPVASATAPAQPTAAVWTEGVDTVPRAGGTPGELQPYTELGLRDDEYDRIRQILDRRPTQSELAMYSIMWSEHCSYKSSKVHLRQFGEKAPHSDRMLAGIGENAGVVQVSDELAVTFKVESHNHPSFVEPYQGAATGVGGIVRDILAMGARPVAVMDPLRFGAADHPDTARVLTGVVAGVGGYGNCLGLPNIGGELVFDPSYQGNPLLNALCLGVLPVSRLQNKAAAGPGNVVVLMGAKTGRDGIGGVSVLASATFDEGSEARRPAVQVGDPFTEKLLIEACLELYDGQLVVGIQDLGGAGLTCALTETAAAAGTGMRVWLERVPLREPSMDPHEILASESQERMLLVVEPEKLDAVLKTCEKWGVLATAIGEVTAPEPDGSPGRLLITWQDHLVVDVPPGSLVDDGPVYARPMREPADLILLQADRAETLPRPADPEALRETVLRMIASPNLADKSWVTEQYDRYVLGNTVLAQPEDGGVIRIDERTGLGVALSVDGNGRYARLDPYNGTKLALAEAYRNVAVTGAKPIAVTDCLNFGSPEDPGVMWQFAEAVRGLADGCLELGIPVTGGNVSFYNQTGAAAIHPTPVVGVLGVLDNVADRVPMGFVPRAGGDHDQLYLLGETNVELSGSEWAWVTHEHLGGIPPQVDLMREKALAELLAEAARVGHLASAHDLSDGGLAQSLIESCLRRGVGARVAVPEQFAEGSMPFVYLFSESATRALVSVPRGHDKAFAALCAERGVPFELIGVTDPSGGALEVHGQFRIGLDELRTAHTETLPRLFGGSAAVEVPAPAAGVAGAVEAVPLPVAPAEPVDAAAVVSEPIASSGPSPETGAVEPIGSEQPGGASESDPGVTEPSPDER; the protein is encoded by the coding sequence ATGACCACCCATCCGGACCCGGTACGGGACACACCGGAGGCGTACTCCGCCCCGGCGCAGCCGGCCGAGCCGAGCCCGGCGCAGCCGGTCGCGTCGGCGACCGCTCCCGCCCAGCCGACCGCCGCCGTCTGGACCGAGGGCGTGGACACCGTGCCGCGCGCCGGTGGCACCCCGGGGGAGCTTCAGCCGTACACCGAGCTGGGCCTGCGCGACGACGAGTACGACCGGATCCGGCAGATCCTGGACCGTCGGCCCACGCAGTCCGAGCTGGCGATGTATTCGATCATGTGGAGTGAGCACTGCTCCTACAAGTCGAGCAAGGTGCACCTGCGCCAGTTCGGTGAGAAGGCCCCGCACAGCGACCGGATGCTCGCCGGCATCGGTGAGAACGCCGGTGTGGTGCAGGTCTCCGACGAGCTGGCCGTGACCTTCAAGGTCGAGTCGCACAACCACCCGAGCTTCGTCGAGCCGTACCAGGGCGCGGCGACCGGTGTCGGCGGCATCGTCCGGGACATCCTGGCCATGGGCGCGCGCCCGGTCGCGGTGATGGACCCGCTGCGCTTCGGTGCCGCGGACCACCCGGACACCGCCCGGGTGCTCACCGGCGTGGTCGCCGGCGTCGGCGGCTACGGCAACTGCCTGGGCCTGCCCAACATCGGTGGCGAGCTGGTCTTCGACCCCTCCTACCAGGGCAACCCGCTACTCAACGCGCTCTGCCTGGGCGTGCTGCCGGTCAGCCGGCTGCAGAACAAGGCCGCCGCCGGCCCGGGCAACGTTGTCGTGCTGATGGGCGCCAAGACCGGCCGGGACGGCATCGGCGGCGTCTCGGTGCTGGCCAGCGCCACCTTCGACGAGGGCAGCGAGGCGCGCCGCCCCGCCGTGCAGGTCGGTGACCCGTTCACCGAGAAGCTGCTGATCGAGGCGTGCCTCGAGCTGTACGACGGCCAACTGGTCGTCGGCATCCAGGACCTCGGTGGCGCCGGTCTGACCTGCGCGCTCACCGAAACCGCCGCCGCTGCCGGCACCGGCATGCGGGTCTGGCTGGAGCGGGTGCCGCTGCGCGAGCCCTCGATGGACCCGCACGAGATCCTGGCCAGCGAGTCGCAGGAGCGGATGCTGCTGGTCGTCGAGCCGGAGAAGCTCGACGCGGTGCTCAAGACCTGCGAGAAGTGGGGCGTCCTCGCCACCGCGATCGGTGAGGTCACCGCACCGGAACCGGACGGCAGCCCGGGTCGACTGCTGATCACCTGGCAGGACCACCTCGTCGTCGACGTGCCGCCGGGCTCGCTGGTCGACGACGGCCCGGTCTACGCCCGGCCGATGCGCGAGCCGGCCGACCTGATCCTGCTCCAGGCAGACCGGGCCGAGACGCTGCCTCGCCCGGCCGACCCGGAGGCGCTGCGGGAGACCGTGCTGCGCATGATCGCGTCGCCGAACCTGGCCGACAAGTCCTGGGTCACCGAGCAGTACGACCGCTACGTGCTGGGCAACACAGTGCTCGCCCAGCCGGAGGACGGCGGCGTGATCCGGATCGACGAGCGGACCGGTCTCGGCGTGGCGCTGTCGGTGGACGGCAACGGCCGGTACGCCCGACTGGACCCGTACAACGGCACCAAGTTGGCCCTGGCCGAGGCGTACCGGAACGTGGCGGTGACCGGTGCGAAGCCGATCGCCGTGACCGACTGCCTCAACTTCGGCTCGCCGGAGGACCCGGGCGTGATGTGGCAGTTCGCCGAGGCCGTGCGCGGCCTGGCGGACGGCTGCCTGGAGCTGGGCATCCCGGTGACCGGCGGCAACGTCAGCTTCTACAACCAGACCGGCGCGGCTGCCATCCACCCGACCCCGGTGGTCGGCGTGCTGGGTGTGCTGGACAACGTGGCCGACCGGGTGCCGATGGGCTTCGTGCCGCGCGCCGGTGGCGACCACGACCAGCTCTACCTGCTCGGCGAGACAAACGTGGAGCTGTCCGGCTCGGAGTGGGCCTGGGTGACGCACGAGCACCTCGGCGGCATCCCGCCGCAGGTCGACCTCATGCGGGAGAAGGCGCTCGCCGAGTTGCTGGCCGAGGCTGCCCGCGTCGGTCACCTGGCCTCCGCGCACGACCTCTCCGACGGTGGCCTCGCCCAGAGCCTGATCGAGTCGTGCCTGCGTCGCGGGGTCGGTGCCCGGGTCGCGGTGCCGGAGCAGTTCGCCGAGGGCTCGATGCCGTTCGTCTACCTGTTCAGCGAGTCCGCCACGCGGGCGCTGGTCTCGGTACCGCGCGGCCACGACAAGGCGTTCGCGGCGCTCTGCGCCGAGCGGGGCGTGCCGTTCGAGCTGATCGGCGTCACCGACCCGTCCGGCGGTGCGCTTGAGGTGCACGGCCAGTTCAGGATCGGCCTGGACGAGCTGCGCACCGCGCACACCGAGACGTTGCCGCGCCTCTTCGGGGGCTCGGCGGCTGTCGAGGTGCCCGCGCCGGCCGCCGGTGTGGCGGGTGCGGTCGAGGCCGTCCCGCTGCCGGTCGCGCCGGCCGAGCCGGTCGACGCGGCGGCTGTGGTCTCCGAGCCGATCGCCTCTTCGGGCCCTTCGCCGGAGACCGGCGCGGTAGAGCCGATCGGGTCGGAGCAGCCCGGCGGGGCGTCCGAGTCCGACCCCGGTGTCACCGAGCCGTCGCCTGACGAGCGCTGA
- the purQ gene encoding phosphoribosylformylglycinamidine synthase subunit PurQ, with protein sequence MTARVGVVTFPGSLDDGDAARAVRIAGAEPVRLWHGDPELHGVDAVVLPGGFSYGDYLRCGAIARFAPVMETIVDAAQGGLPVLGICNGFQILCEAHLLPGALTRNQHLHFRNRDQVLRIESVGTAWTNAFQPGQEVLIPVKNGEGCYVADTATLDQLEAEGRVVARYVGGNPNGSQRDIAAITNAAGNVVGIMPHPEHAVEALTGPSLDGLGFFTSVLKHLVGAPA encoded by the coding sequence GTGACCGCCCGGGTCGGTGTGGTCACCTTCCCCGGCTCGCTCGACGACGGGGACGCGGCCCGAGCCGTCCGGATCGCCGGCGCTGAGCCGGTCCGGCTCTGGCACGGCGACCCGGAGCTGCACGGCGTCGACGCGGTCGTCCTGCCCGGCGGGTTCTCCTACGGTGACTACCTGCGGTGCGGTGCCATCGCCCGGTTCGCCCCGGTGATGGAGACGATCGTGGACGCCGCCCAGGGTGGCCTGCCGGTGCTCGGCATCTGCAACGGCTTCCAGATCCTGTGCGAGGCGCACCTGCTGCCCGGCGCGCTCACCCGCAACCAGCACCTGCACTTCCGCAACCGGGACCAGGTCCTGCGCATCGAGTCGGTCGGGACGGCGTGGACCAACGCGTTCCAGCCCGGCCAGGAGGTGCTCATCCCGGTCAAGAACGGTGAGGGCTGCTACGTCGCGGACACCGCGACGCTGGACCAGCTCGAAGCCGAGGGCCGGGTGGTCGCCCGCTACGTCGGCGGCAACCCCAACGGGTCCCAGCGCGACATCGCCGCGATCACCAACGCCGCCGGCAACGTGGTCGGCATCATGCCGCACCCCGAGCACGCGGTGGAGGCGCTCACCGGCCCTTCGCTGGACGGCCTCGGCTTCTTCACGTCGGTCCTCAAGCACCTGGTCGGGGCACCGGCATGA
- the purS gene encoding phosphoribosylformylglycinamidine synthase subunit PurS, whose protein sequence is MPRVVVDVMLKPEILDPQGQAVANALPRLGVGDVASVRIGRRIEIEFTGEPDLDRAREIADKLLANPVIEDFTVRLVEADETADARS, encoded by the coding sequence GTGCCTCGCGTCGTCGTCGACGTCATGCTCAAGCCCGAGATCCTCGATCCGCAGGGCCAGGCCGTCGCAAACGCGCTACCCCGGCTCGGCGTCGGTGACGTCGCCTCGGTTCGGATCGGCAGGCGGATCGAGATCGAGTTCACCGGTGAACCGGACCTGGACCGCGCTCGGGAGATTGCCGACAAACTGCTCGCCAACCCGGTCATCGAGGACTTCACCGTCCGCCTGGTCGAGGCCGACGAGACCGCGGACGCCCGCTCGTGA
- a CDS encoding S1 family peptidase — protein MRIRPLLAVLSTALVGALGVTSAASASPPSPLIIGGGTVSSAPWAAAVLSNGSFTCSGSVIAAQWVLTARHCINGTMSVRVGSVNRTSGGVTRTVSATYTRNDLALMRLSSTVSTSAVSLASSNPPINSTNSIYGWGMTCYSGCSASTVLKTATVRVTSNSATDAYGGQAIRTTRINGNAWRGDSGGPQFYNGQQVGVASTADGSTIQNYGSVAYNRAWITSVAGV, from the coding sequence ATGCGCATCCGCCCCCTGCTCGCCGTACTCAGCACCGCGCTGGTCGGCGCCCTCGGCGTCACGTCCGCCGCGTCCGCCTCCCCGCCCAGCCCACTCATCATCGGTGGCGGCACCGTCTCGTCCGCCCCCTGGGCCGCCGCGGTGCTCAGCAACGGCTCGTTCACCTGCTCCGGCAGCGTCATCGCCGCACAGTGGGTGCTCACCGCCCGGCACTGCATCAACGGCACCATGTCGGTGCGCGTCGGAAGCGTGAACCGCACCTCCGGCGGGGTCACCCGCACGGTCAGCGCCACCTACACCCGCAACGACCTCGCGCTCATGCGGCTCTCCAGCACCGTCAGCACCTCCGCGGTGAGCCTGGCCAGCAGCAACCCGCCGATCAACTCGACGAACTCGATCTACGGCTGGGGCATGACCTGCTACAGCGGCTGCTCGGCGTCCACCGTGCTGAAGACCGCCACCGTCCGGGTGACCAGCAACAGCGCCACCGACGCGTACGGCGGCCAGGCGATCCGCACCACCCGGATCAACGGCAACGCCTGGCGCGGTGACTCCGGCGGCCCGCAGTTCTACAACGGTCAGCAGGTCGGCGTCGCCTCCACCGCCGACGGGTCGACCATCCAGAACTACGGCAGTGTTGCGTACAACCGGGCCTGGATCACCTCGGTGGCCGGTGTCTGA